One genomic segment of Luteimonas galliterrae includes these proteins:
- a CDS encoding Rne/Rng family ribonuclease translates to MTEEILVNVTPRETRVAVVENGMLQELHIERGWRRGVVGNIYKGRVQRVMPGMQAAFIEIGLDRAAFLHANDIVRPAPVVQGEGDDEAPLPPSPPKPITELVREGQEVIVQVVKDPIGSKGARLTTQLSIPSRYLVLLPQSRVVGVSARIEDEAERARLKSLVSEFAGIAKPSEVVVALDGAAGEPAEDASVADMVRTAIAASGKRPDQGYIVRTNAEGQPAEALAEDIAYLSRAWALVERRSREARVGAAVYEDLSLPLRAVRDLMRRDVEKVKVDSRETCDKLREFAAQYMPGLADKIEHYGGARPIFDLYGVEDEIQHALEKEVPLKSGGYLVIDQTEAMTTVDVNTGSFLGQRNLEETVYRTNLEAAQAVARQLRLRNLGGIIIIDFIDMVDAEHRRQVLRTLEKSLVKDHAKTTVYDFSPLGLVEMTRKRTVESLERQLCEPCHECGGRGMLKTSETVTYEIFREITRAVRQFEAARLLVIASPKVVARITEEESAAVAELEEFLGKSIRFQPDEQYLQEQFDVVLL, encoded by the coding sequence ATGACCGAGGAGATTCTGGTCAACGTCACCCCGCGCGAGACGCGTGTGGCCGTGGTCGAGAACGGCATGCTGCAGGAACTGCACATCGAGCGCGGCTGGCGCCGCGGCGTGGTCGGCAACATCTACAAAGGCCGGGTGCAGCGGGTGATGCCCGGCATGCAGGCGGCCTTCATCGAGATCGGCCTGGATCGGGCGGCCTTCCTGCACGCCAACGACATCGTGCGGCCGGCGCCGGTCGTCCAGGGCGAGGGCGACGACGAAGCGCCGCTGCCGCCGTCGCCGCCCAAGCCGATCACCGAACTGGTGCGCGAGGGCCAGGAAGTGATCGTGCAGGTGGTCAAGGACCCGATCGGCAGCAAGGGCGCTCGGTTGACCACGCAATTGAGCATCCCGTCGCGCTACCTGGTGCTGCTGCCGCAGTCGCGCGTGGTCGGCGTGTCGGCGCGGATCGAGGACGAGGCAGAGCGCGCGCGGCTCAAGTCGCTGGTGTCCGAATTCGCAGGCATCGCCAAGCCGTCCGAAGTCGTGGTCGCGCTGGATGGCGCAGCGGGCGAGCCCGCGGAAGACGCCTCGGTCGCGGACATGGTGCGCACGGCGATCGCGGCTTCCGGAAAGCGTCCGGACCAGGGTTACATCGTCCGCACCAACGCCGAAGGCCAACCCGCCGAGGCGCTCGCCGAAGACATCGCCTATCTGAGCCGCGCCTGGGCGCTGGTCGAGCGGCGTTCGCGCGAGGCGCGCGTCGGCGCGGCCGTGTACGAGGACCTGAGCCTGCCGTTGCGCGCGGTGCGCGACCTGATGCGGCGCGATGTCGAAAAAGTGAAGGTCGATTCGCGGGAAACCTGCGACAAGCTGCGCGAGTTCGCGGCCCAGTACATGCCGGGCCTGGCCGATAAAATCGAGCACTACGGCGGCGCGCGGCCGATCTTCGACCTGTACGGCGTCGAGGACGAGATCCAGCATGCGCTGGAAAAAGAGGTTCCGCTCAAGTCCGGCGGCTATCTGGTGATCGACCAGACCGAGGCGATGACCACGGTCGACGTCAACACGGGCTCGTTCCTGGGTCAACGCAACCTGGAGGAGACCGTTTACAGGACCAACCTCGAAGCGGCGCAGGCGGTCGCGCGGCAACTGCGGCTGCGCAACCTGGGCGGGATCATCATCATCGACTTCATCGACATGGTCGACGCCGAACATCGCCGCCAGGTGCTGCGCACGTTGGAGAAATCGCTGGTCAAGGACCACGCCAAGACCACGGTCTACGATTTCTCGCCGCTGGGCCTGGTGGAGATGACCCGCAAGCGCACCGTCGAAAGCCTGGAACGGCAGCTGTGCGAGCCCTGCCACGAATGCGGCGGCCGCGGCATGCTCAAGACCAGCGAGACGGTGACCTACGAGATATTCCGCGAGATCACCCGCGCGGTGCGCCAGTTCGAGGCGGCGCGGCTGCTGGTGATCGCCTCGCCCAAAGTGGTCGCGCGGATCACCGAAGAGGAGTCGGCCGCGGTGGCCGAACTCGAAGAATTCCTGGGCAAATCGATCCGCTTCCAGCCCGACGAGCAGTACCTGCAGGAGCAGTTCGATGTCGTGCTGCTCTGA